In a single window of the Gossypium hirsutum isolate 1008001.06 chromosome D02, Gossypium_hirsutum_v2.1, whole genome shotgun sequence genome:
- the LOC107909892 gene encoding myosin-binding protein 2 — MAANKFATMLHNNTNRVTLVLAYALLEWVLILLLLLNSLFSYLIIKFADYFGLQRPCLWCTRLDHIFDLSKYNNSYRDLVCDGHANEISRLGYCSSHRKLAESRDMCEDCLSSSRSDCCDLSKKLAFFPWMKQVGLIQDGGDKVMENSEENCKCSCCGVMLEKKWNFPYLLIKPSWEVLDYPQKGNLITEDGGFDNVEDEGNASDGAKSDVLADFQEDKQRVEENNRVEILSHGDEDEDGGEGVGEELGKEEEFSCFISSFDCNQMAANEDDFILEKDLVSMEEEKEGNLNVLMDGPELTQVACSKDESPEIQPKHLEFYIEGDGCHLIPIELMASVGVESQRIYNFREEDEGIAGNGDVILDFDMHCGTPLELVVENSCSSGEKVVLISPHESEDETSVAVVELMESKELKESFSTHAREEDEQVPLNEADEVQGNAATGEREMSVDVNQVSDEQNDEIEAEVSIGTDIPDHEPIEDIQLQHLFDEFTHENPSTTTQLHVDVDNGSKNAEEETIQFKTMTVETCDQAIKIHLSVPSESNEIEDDKVLDTPTSLDGIHQLHKKLLLLEKRESGTEDSLDGSVFSDIECGDGVLTVEKLKSALKAERKALNDLYTELEEERSASAVAAHQTMAMINRLQEEKAAMQMEALQYQRMMEEQSEYDQEALQLLNELMVKREKEKAELEKELEIYRRRVQDYETREKMIMLRRRKDESTRSATSGTCSNAEDSDSPSVDLNQEPKEEDSFGNHQEDSRQNTPADAVLYLEESLASFEEERLSILEQLKVLEEKMVSLNDEELHFEDVKSIELLYEENGNGFHGISDFTYETNGVTNGHFEGANRKHHLEKKLMAANAKRLLPLFDAADAEIEDGLLNGHGNGFDSVVLQQNSPANSELESKKLAIEEEVDHVYERLQALEADREFLKHCISSLRKGDKGIYLLQEILQHLRDLRSVDLRVRSIGDTVI; from the exons ATGGCAGCCAATAAATTTGCAACCATGTTGCATAATAATACAAACAGGGTCACTCTTGTTCTTGCATATGCATTGCTGGAATGGGTTCTCATCCTTCTTCTCCTTCTCAATTCTCTCTTTTCTTATCTGATCATCAAATTTGCTGATTACTTCGGTCTTCAAAGGCCTTGCCTTTGGTGTACTAGGCTTGATCATATCTTTGACCTATCCAAGTACAACAATTCTTATAGGGATCTTGTTTGCGATGGTCATGCCAACGAGATTTCTAGACTGGGTTATTGTTCATCTCATCGGAAACTAGCCGAGTCTCGAGATATGTGTGAGGATTGCTTGTCCTCGTCACGGTCGGATTGTTGTGACTTGTCAAAGAAGTTAGCTTTTTTCCCATGGATGAAGCAGGTCGGTTTGATTCAAGATGGTGGCGATAAAGTGATGGAAAATAGTGAAGAGAATTGCAAGTGTTCTTGTTGCGGTGTCATGTTGGAGAAAAAGTGGAACTTTCCTTATCTCTTGATTAAGCCTTCTTGGGAGGTTTTGGATTATCCCCAGAAAGGTAATTTAATTACTGAAGATGGAGGATTTGATAATGTTGAAGATGAAGGCAATGCTTCAGATGGAGCCAAATCAGATGTTTTGGCTGATTTTCAGGAAGATAAACAAAGGGTTGAAGAAAACAATAGAGTTGAGATCTTGTCTCATGGTGATGAGGATGAGGATGGGGGTGAGGGTGTTGGAGAAGAACTGGGAAAAGAGGAGGagttttcatgttttatttctaGTTTTGATTGCAATCAGATGGCTGCCAATGAAGATGATTTCATTTTAGAGAAAGATCTGGTATcaatggaagaagaaaaagaaggaaactTAAATGTATTAATGGATGGCCCTGAGTTGACTCAAGTCGCTTGTAGCAAAGACGAGTCTCCTGAAATTCAACCTAAGCATCTGGAGTTCTACATTGAAGGGGATGGTTGCCATTTGATTCCAATTGAATTGATGGCTTCTGTTGGCGTGGAAAGCCAAAGAATATACAATTTTAGAGAGGAAGATGAAGGTATTGCTGGTAATGGAGATGTTATTTTGGACTTTGATATGCATTGTGGGACACCATTGGAACTGGTAGTGGAGAATAGTTGCAGTTCAGGAGAGAAAGTGGTATTGATTTCACCCCACGAGAGTGAGGATGAAACCAGTGTTGCAGTGGTCGAATTAATGGAGTCTAAGGAGCTGAAGGAGAGCTTTTCAACGCATGCAAGAGAGGAAGATGAGCAAGTTCCTTTGAATGAAGCTGATGAAGTTCAAGGAAATGCAGCAACAGGAGAAAGGGAAATGAGTGTAGATGTTAATCAAG TTTCTGATGAgcaaaatgatgaaattgaagcAGAGGTCTCAATAGGGACAGATATCCCTGATCATGAACCAATTGAAGATATTCAACTGCAACATTTGTTTGATGAATTCACACATGAAAATCCCTCCACCACTACTCAATTGCATGTAGATGTTGATAATG GCTCCAAGAATGCAGAAGAAGAAACAATACAGTTTAAAACTATGACAGTTGAGACATGTGACCAAGCAATAAAAATCCATTTATCAGTACCTTCAGAGTCTAATGAGATTGAGGATGATAAAGTTCTTGATACACCAACCTCTCTGGATGGTATCCACCAGTTGCACAAGAAGTTGCTATTGCTCGAAAAAAGAGAATCGGGAACAGAAGATTCATTGGATGGAAGTGTTTTTAGTGACATTGAGTGTGGTGATGGAGTACTGACTGTTGAGAAGTTGAAATCAGCATTAAAAGCTGAAAGGAAGGCTTTAAATGATTTGTATACCGAACTTGAGGAAGAGAGGAGTGCTTCTGCTGTAGCAGCACACCAGACGATGGCAATGATAAATAGGCTTCAAGAAGAAAAGGCAGCAATGCAGATGGAAGCCTTGCAGTATCAGAGGATGATGGAAGAACAATCTGAGTATGACCAGGAAGCTTTGCAGCTTCTTAATGAGCTTATGGTCAAGAGGGAGAAAGAGAAGGCGGAGCTTGAGAAAGAGCTTGAGATATATCGCAGGAGGGTGCAGGACTATGAGACCAGAGAGAAAATGATAATGCTGAGAAGAAGGAAAGATGAAAGCACTAGGAGTGCTACTTCTGGTACTTGCAGCAATGCTGAGGACAGTGACAGTCCATCAGTTGATTTGAATCAGGAACCAAAGGAAGAAGACAGCTTTGGGAACCATCAGGAGGACAGCAGACAGAATACCCCTGCTGATGCCGTTCTGTATTTGGAGGAGTCGTTGGCTAGCTTTGAGGAAGAGAGGCTATCGATTCTAGAGCAGCTCAAAGTATTGGAAGAGAAAATGGTTTCATTGAATGATGAGGAGTTACATTTTGAGGATGTAAAATCAATTGAATTATTGTATGAAGAGAATGGCAATGGCTTCCATGGAATTTCTGATTTTACCTATGAAACAAATGGGGTTACCAATGGTCATTTTGAGGGAGCAAATAGGAAACATCATCTGGAGAAAAAGCTGATGGCTGCAAATGCAAAGAGACTTCTCCCACTTTTTGATGCTGCTGATGCAGAAATCGAGGATGGGTTACTGAATGGACATGGAAATGGATTTGATTCTGTTGTCTTGCAACAGAATTCACCCGCCAACTCCGAACTAGAGAGCAAAAAGCTGGCTATTGAGGAAGAAGTGGATCATGTTTATGAGAGACTACAAGCACTTGAGGCAGATAGGGAGTTCCTAAAGCATTGTATTAGCTCCTTGAGGAAAGGAGATAAAGGAATCTATCTTCTTCAAGAAATTTTACAGCATCTTCGTGATTTACGGAGTGTGGATCTCCGAGTAAGGAGTATCGGAGACACCGTTATATAG